One window of Hymenobacter sp. BRD128 genomic DNA carries:
- the sucD gene encoding succinate--CoA ligase subunit alpha gives MSVLVNKDSKVIVQGFTGSEGSFHAQQMMDYGTQVVGGVTPGKGGTEHLGRPVFNTVADAVAATQADTSIIFVPPAFAADAILEAAQAGIKVIVTITEGIPTKDMIAVKHYLKDRPGITMVGPNCPGVITAGECKVGIMPGFIFSKGKIGIVSKSGTLTYEAVDQLTKAGLGQTTAIGIGGDPIIGTTTKQAVELLMNDPETEGIVMIGEIGGGMEAEAARWIKETGNKKPVVGFIAGQTAPPGRRMGHAGAIVGGADDTAAAKMAIMRECGIHVVDSPAEIGDTMLRVLGGK, from the coding sequence ATGAGCGTTCTCGTCAATAAAGATTCCAAGGTCATCGTGCAGGGCTTCACCGGCTCCGAAGGCTCGTTCCACGCGCAGCAAATGATGGATTACGGCACCCAGGTAGTGGGCGGCGTGACGCCCGGCAAGGGCGGCACCGAGCACCTCGGCCGGCCCGTGTTCAACACCGTGGCCGATGCCGTGGCCGCTACCCAGGCCGATACCAGCATCATTTTCGTGCCCCCGGCTTTCGCCGCCGACGCGATTCTGGAAGCTGCCCAGGCGGGTATTAAGGTGATTGTGACCATCACGGAAGGCATTCCTACCAAGGACATGATTGCCGTGAAGCACTACCTCAAGGACCGCCCGGGCATCACGATGGTGGGTCCCAACTGCCCCGGCGTGATTACGGCCGGCGAGTGCAAGGTGGGTATCATGCCCGGCTTTATCTTCTCGAAAGGCAAGATTGGCATCGTATCGAAGTCGGGCACGCTGACCTACGAAGCCGTTGACCAGCTCACCAAGGCCGGCCTGGGCCAGACCACGGCCATCGGCATCGGCGGCGACCCCATCATCGGCACCACCACCAAGCAGGCGGTGGAGCTTTTGATGAATGACCCCGAAACCGAGGGCATCGTAATGATTGGCGAAATTGGCGGCGGCATGGAAGCCGAAGCCGCCCGCTGGATTAAGGAAACCGGTAACAAGAAGCCCGTAGTAGGCTTTATTGCCGGCCAAACCGCGCCTCCCGGCCGCCGCATGGGCCACGCCGGCGCCATCGTAGGCGGGGCCGACGACACGGCCGCCGCCAAAATGGCCATCATGCGCGAGTGCGGCATCCACGTCGTGGATTCGCCCGCCGAGATTGGCGATACGATGCTGCGGGTGCTGGGCGGCAAGTAG
- a CDS encoding zinc-dependent alcohol dehydrogenase, whose protein sequence is MKALVFHGPRNVSVDTVDDPTLKDSRDAIIRVTSTAICGSDLHIYNGSLPTTPMVLGHEFMGIVEEVGKGVGNLKRGDRVVVPFPIACGHCFMCNHELPGHCENSNPEHYGPEGGLLTQKGGALFGYTDLYGGYDGGQAEYVRVPYADFGPRKVPDFLTDEQVLFLTDIFPTGYSGIDWAEVKGGEFVAIFGAGPVGIMCAKSAWLRGAARVVIIDTQQYRLDKAKETTRCETILWESHDQVVAQIRDMSQGRGADVCVDCVGFEPDRNLLDRAKAVINLEKGSPKIIETCMSAVRRGGVVSVLGVYATTNDNFPVGQFFDKGIKLVGGQAPAHRHIDKLLQHIIKGEVVLDDIISHRLPLSQAAHGYDIFRHKKDNCLKVVLKPGE, encoded by the coding sequence ATGAAAGCATTAGTGTTTCACGGCCCGCGCAACGTCAGCGTCGATACCGTTGACGACCCCACGCTGAAAGACTCGCGCGATGCCATCATTCGCGTGACGAGCACGGCCATCTGCGGCTCCGACCTGCACATCTACAACGGCTCGCTGCCGACTACGCCCATGGTGCTCGGCCACGAGTTTATGGGCATTGTGGAGGAAGTGGGTAAGGGCGTGGGCAACCTTAAGCGCGGTGACCGCGTGGTGGTGCCCTTCCCGATTGCCTGCGGCCACTGCTTTATGTGCAACCACGAACTGCCCGGCCACTGCGAAAACTCCAACCCCGAGCACTACGGCCCCGAGGGCGGCCTGCTGACCCAGAAAGGTGGTGCGCTCTTTGGCTACACCGACCTCTACGGCGGCTACGACGGTGGCCAGGCCGAATACGTGCGCGTACCCTACGCCGATTTTGGTCCGCGCAAAGTGCCTGATTTTCTGACCGATGAGCAGGTGCTGTTCCTGACCGATATTTTTCCCACCGGCTATTCAGGTATCGACTGGGCCGAAGTGAAGGGCGGCGAATTTGTGGCCATCTTTGGCGCGGGCCCGGTAGGTATTATGTGCGCCAAGAGCGCCTGGCTGCGCGGCGCGGCTAGGGTTGTTATTATTGATACCCAGCAATATCGACTCGATAAGGCCAAGGAAACAACCCGTTGTGAAACCATCCTGTGGGAGAGCCACGACCAGGTAGTAGCGCAAATCCGCGATATGAGCCAGGGCCGTGGTGCCGACGTGTGCGTCGATTGCGTGGGCTTCGAGCCCGACCGTAACCTGCTCGACCGTGCCAAGGCCGTTATCAACCTCGAAAAAGGCTCGCCCAAAATTATCGAAACCTGTATGAGCGCCGTGCGGCGCGGCGGCGTGGTGTCGGTACTGGGGGTGTACGCTACCACCAATGACAATTTCCCGGTCGGCCAGTTTTTCGATAAAGGCATTAAGTTGGTGGGCGGCCAGGCCCCGGCGCACCGCCACATCGACAAGCTGTTGCAGCACATTATCAAGGGCGAAGTGGTGTTGGATGATATAATCTCGCACCGCCTGCCCCTCAGCCAGGCGGCGCACGGCTACGATATCTTCCGCCACAAAAAAGATAACTGCCTGAAAGTGGTGCTCAAGCCCGGCGAATAG
- a CDS encoding UDP-2,3-diacylglucosamine diphosphatase, producing the protein MTPKLLPELPPLALASGQRVYFASDFHLGAPDAATSRERERRIVRWLDMAAKDAAAIYLLGDVFDFWFEYKHAIPRGFSRLQGKLAELTDAGLPITLFTGNHDMWMFGYFTQEMGIPILREPVSQRMGDKFLHIGHGDGLGPGDFAYKRLMKPVFGSRFTQWLFARLHPNLGIGIANRWSRHSRLQNGEADARYFGEDEWLLVYCRELEQRQHHDYYVFGHRHLPLDVAVAPGSRYINLGEWVNYCSYGVYDGNELVLREFKK; encoded by the coding sequence ATGACGCCGAAACTGCTGCCTGAGCTGCCGCCGCTAGCCCTGGCGTCGGGCCAGCGCGTGTATTTTGCTTCCGATTTTCACCTCGGCGCGCCCGATGCCGCTACCTCGCGCGAGCGGGAGCGCCGCATCGTGCGCTGGCTCGACATGGCCGCTAAAGATGCCGCCGCCATCTATTTGCTCGGCGACGTGTTCGACTTCTGGTTTGAGTACAAGCATGCTATTCCGCGCGGATTCAGCCGCTTGCAGGGCAAGCTGGCCGAGCTGACCGATGCCGGCCTGCCCATTACGCTCTTCACCGGCAACCACGATATGTGGATGTTTGGCTACTTCACCCAGGAAATGGGCATCCCCATCCTGCGCGAGCCCGTGAGCCAGCGCATGGGCGACAAATTCCTGCACATCGGTCACGGCGATGGGCTGGGCCCCGGCGACTTTGCTTACAAGCGCCTGATGAAGCCGGTATTTGGCTCGCGCTTCACGCAGTGGCTTTTCGCGCGCCTGCACCCCAACCTCGGCATCGGCATTGCCAACCGCTGGAGCCGCCACTCGCGCTTGCAAAACGGCGAAGCCGATGCCCGATATTTTGGCGAGGATGAGTGGCTGCTGGTCTACTGCCGTGAGCTGGAGCAGCGCCAGCACCACGACTATTACGTATTCGGCCACCGCCACCTGCCGCTCGATGTGGCCGTGGCACCCGGCAGCCGCTATATTAACCTGGGCGAATGGGTCAATTATTGCTCCTACGGCGTGTATGATGGCAATGAGCTGGTTTTGCGCGAGTTTAAGAAGTAG
- a CDS encoding M57 family metalloprotease: MFKFSSLLALGAVAAISLAGCQKAQDTATQPTAISNDVKAQVKALGFGTGDLKAVDGGYVVEGDIFLSPELLASKTDYKMLRVGADEQYRTTNLVTGLPRTLTVSLSTRFPAAYVTAIDEAIRRYNAANLQLHFTRITSGTADLPVKYSSNLGPGVLGQSGGFPSGGNPAPGFTLVPSVINSTNTNYIATIMAHEMGHCIGFRHTDYMNRAYSCGGSASNEGASTVGAILIPGTPSAPDPNSWMLACVGNGVNRPFNTNDVTALNYLY; the protein is encoded by the coding sequence ATGTTCAAGTTCTCTTCCTTATTGGCCCTGGGAGCCGTTGCGGCTATCTCGCTGGCTGGCTGCCAGAAAGCGCAGGATACCGCCACCCAGCCCACCGCCATTTCCAACGACGTAAAGGCGCAAGTTAAGGCGCTGGGCTTCGGCACCGGCGACCTGAAAGCCGTGGATGGCGGCTACGTTGTGGAAGGCGACATTTTTCTGTCGCCCGAGCTGCTGGCCAGCAAAACCGACTACAAGATGCTGCGCGTGGGTGCCGACGAGCAGTACCGCACCACGAACCTCGTAACCGGCCTGCCCCGCACACTCACCGTAAGCCTCTCGACCCGGTTCCCGGCGGCGTACGTAACGGCCATTGACGAGGCCATCCGCCGCTACAACGCCGCCAACCTGCAACTGCACTTTACCCGCATTACGTCGGGCACGGCCGACCTGCCCGTAAAGTATTCTTCTAATCTCGGGCCTGGTGTGTTGGGTCAGTCGGGCGGCTTTCCTAGCGGCGGCAATCCTGCACCCGGCTTTACGCTGGTGCCCAGCGTGATTAACAGCACGAATACCAACTACATCGCCACCATCATGGCGCATGAGATGGGCCACTGCATCGGCTTTCGCCACACCGACTACATGAACCGTGCGTATAGCTGCGGCGGCAGTGCCTCAAATGAGGGTGCCAGCACGGTGGGCGCTATTTTGATTCCGGGTACGCCTTCGGCCCCCGACCCCAACTCGTGGATGCTGGCCTGCGTGGGCAACGGCGTGAACCGGCCGTTTAACACCAACGATGTAACGGCGCTCAACTACCTGTATTAA
- a CDS encoding gliding motility lipoprotein GldH, whose protein sequence is MRCSLSFARPLGLALLPLLGAAALSACDPNRVYEENVDLKSPSGDAYVWDVQQRPAFTFSIADTTARYDVYFNVRNAAGYGFYNLYLKHTLTGPGGRPAGPALLHQLVLMNPKTGEPLGAGAGDIFDHQFLALPHQHFAKAGTYKLTLEQYMRQNQLPGIMAVGVRVAKEGKK, encoded by the coding sequence ATGCGTTGCTCTTTGTCTTTTGCCCGGCCGCTAGGGCTAGCCCTGCTGCCGTTGCTGGGGGCGGCGGCCCTCAGTGCCTGCGACCCCAACCGGGTGTATGAAGAAAATGTGGACCTAAAATCGCCCTCCGGCGATGCCTACGTGTGGGACGTGCAGCAGCGCCCCGCATTTACTTTTTCCATTGCCGATACTACGGCTCGCTACGACGTATATTTCAACGTGCGCAATGCCGCAGGCTATGGGTTTTACAATCTGTACCTGAAGCACACGCTCACCGGTCCCGGTGGCCGCCCGGCTGGCCCGGCGCTGCTGCACCAGTTGGTGCTAATGAACCCCAAAACCGGCGAGCCGCTGGGAGCCGGCGCGGGCGATATCTTCGACCACCAGTTCCTGGCGCTGCCGCACCAGCATTTTGCCAAAGCCGGCACCTATAAGCTGACCCTGGAGCAGTACATGCGCCAAAACCAACTACCCGGCATCATGGCCGTGGGCGTGCGCGTAGCCAAAGAAGGGAAGAAATAG
- a CDS encoding S8 family serine peptidase — translation MLKTASWLLPARLLGLLASLGLLALPLRAQVAGSPKLAPGVALAARTATSRQTVRVRVREVAAFRQWASQAFPALPVPLAGSGQLVTIKLASPTQLSTLAASPLVEFVDVPDRPAHDERLLNSADLTVNSIRAVQRRYPALTGQGLAVSIKENPLDPTDLDFRGRLLNTPAGTVIESAHASIMATLIAGGGNSGPAGEGAARQAGIASSSYANLLPDANADLTRLGVSVQNHSYGTGVENYYGLEALGYDQQTRQLPTLLHVFSSGNSGNLASPAGPYKGLAGVANLTGQFKMSKNSLAVGATDALGQVAPLSSRGPAYDGRVKPELVAYGDAGSSDASALGSGAALLVQQAYRDQAGALPPAALVKAALINSARDVGRPEVDFVAGFGQLDALGAVRTVLEKRYQSGTLAQGQEQLFALAVPAGTQQVKITLAWTDPEAAANAPLALVNDLDLEVLGPGGASRWLPWTLSPYPSLDSLALPARRRADHLNNVEQVTISLPAAGTYQLRVRGYAVPSGPQAFSLAYEVGAPGFEWLVPSAIRNVRPAQTALLRWNYAGPATTARLDYRPVGRAAWRPIAASLDPAQRTYSWAAPDTTTLAQVRCLIGGQAYVSDTFALARPLPVHVGYVCPSETLISWPATPGAAQYQVYRLGPTAPEPFKLVADTLVQITPAQNAGPYFAVAPVLSGKLAERGATANLAEAGVRCYIRSFLPRFPIADTAQLVLSLGTLYQLQAIQLQRLGAGGFQTIQTLNPVTRLTTLFADLTATIGLNRYRVLGQDVTGHRFISDTVGVQLVRRGELLVFPIPVVVGQDLQVAGEPGVSLQISLYDALGRLVRSSLVNGALNLFETTSLQPGVYVLRAIPTTGGGPARARRIVLTSP, via the coding sequence ATGCTGAAAACTGCTAGCTGGCTACTACCTGCCCGGCTGCTGGGGCTGCTGGCCAGCCTCGGGCTGCTGGCCCTGCCACTGCGGGCGCAGGTGGCCGGCAGCCCAAAATTGGCGCCCGGCGTGGCACTGGCTGCCCGGACTGCTACCAGCCGCCAGACCGTGCGGGTGCGGGTGCGCGAGGTCGCGGCGTTTCGCCAGTGGGCTAGCCAGGCATTTCCTGCGCTGCCAGTGCCACTTGCTGGTTCTGGCCAGCTGGTAACTATCAAGCTGGCTAGCCCGACCCAGCTGAGCACTCTGGCCGCTTCGCCGCTGGTCGAGTTTGTGGATGTGCCCGACCGCCCGGCCCACGACGAGCGCCTGCTCAATAGCGCCGACCTGACGGTGAACAGTATCCGGGCCGTGCAGCGGCGCTATCCCGCGCTCACCGGGCAGGGGCTGGCCGTCAGCATCAAGGAAAATCCGCTCGACCCGACCGACCTCGACTTTCGGGGGCGGCTGCTGAACACGCCGGCCGGCACGGTTATCGAGTCGGCTCACGCCAGTATTATGGCCACGCTCATTGCGGGCGGCGGCAACTCGGGGCCGGCCGGTGAAGGCGCGGCGCGGCAGGCGGGCATCGCCTCATCCTCCTACGCCAACCTGCTGCCCGACGCCAACGCCGACCTGACCCGACTCGGGGTGAGCGTGCAAAATCACTCCTACGGCACTGGCGTGGAAAATTATTACGGCCTCGAAGCCCTGGGTTACGACCAGCAGACGCGGCAGCTGCCCACGCTGCTGCACGTGTTTTCGAGCGGTAATTCGGGTAATCTGGCTAGCCCCGCTGGCCCCTACAAAGGCTTAGCGGGCGTGGCCAACCTCACCGGTCAGTTTAAAATGTCGAAAAACTCGCTGGCCGTGGGCGCCACCGACGCGCTAGGGCAGGTGGCGCCGCTCAGCTCGCGCGGGCCGGCCTACGACGGCCGCGTGAAGCCCGAGCTGGTGGCCTACGGCGACGCCGGCTCATCCGATGCCTCGGCGCTGGGCTCGGGCGCAGCGCTGCTGGTGCAGCAGGCCTACCGCGACCAAGCCGGCGCGCTGCCGCCCGCCGCACTGGTGAAGGCGGCGCTCATCAACAGCGCCCGCGACGTGGGCCGGCCGGAAGTGGATTTTGTGGCCGGCTTCGGCCAGCTCGATGCGCTAGGGGCCGTGCGCACGGTGCTGGAAAAACGCTACCAAAGTGGTACGCTGGCCCAGGGCCAGGAGCAGCTTTTTGCGCTGGCCGTGCCGGCCGGTACGCAGCAAGTGAAAATCACCCTCGCCTGGACCGACCCCGAAGCCGCTGCCAACGCCCCGCTAGCCCTCGTCAACGACCTCGACCTGGAGGTGCTCGGCCCCGGCGGGGCCAGCCGCTGGCTGCCCTGGACGCTCAGCCCCTACCCGAGCCTCGACTCGCTGGCCCTGCCCGCCCGCCGCCGCGCCGACCACCTCAACAATGTGGAGCAAGTCACCATCAGCCTGCCCGCCGCGGGCACCTACCAGCTGCGAGTGCGCGGCTACGCGGTGCCGAGCGGCCCGCAGGCGTTCAGCCTGGCTTATGAAGTGGGGGCGCCGGGCTTCGAGTGGCTCGTGCCGAGCGCCATCCGCAACGTGCGGCCGGCGCAGACTGCGCTGCTGCGCTGGAATTACGCCGGGCCGGCCACCACGGCCCGGCTCGACTATCGCCCGGTGGGCCGCGCCGCCTGGCGTCCCATCGCGGCTAGCCTCGACCCGGCGCAGCGCACGTATTCCTGGGCGGCGCCCGATACTACTACGCTAGCTCAGGTACGCTGCCTTATCGGTGGCCAGGCCTATGTGTCTGATACCTTCGCGCTGGCCCGGCCGCTGCCGGTGCACGTCGGCTACGTGTGCCCCAGCGAAACCCTGATTTCCTGGCCCGCCACGCCGGGTGCCGCGCAGTACCAGGTGTACCGGCTAGGCCCCACCGCTCCCGAGCCGTTTAAGCTGGTGGCCGATACGCTGGTGCAAATCACGCCGGCCCAGAACGCCGGGCCATACTTTGCCGTAGCGCCGGTACTGAGTGGCAAGCTAGCCGAGCGCGGCGCCACCGCCAACCTGGCCGAGGCCGGGGTGCGCTGCTACATTCGGTCTTTTCTGCCCCGTTTCCCCATTGCCGATACGGCGCAGCTGGTGCTGTCCTTGGGCACGCTCTACCAGCTGCAAGCTATTCAGCTTCAGCGTTTGGGAGCCGGCGGCTTTCAAACTATTCAGACGCTAAACCCCGTAACTCGGCTAACCACGCTTTTTGCCGACCTCACGGCTACGATTGGGCTCAACCGTTACCGGGTACTGGGTCAGGATGTAACCGGCCACCGCTTCATCAGCGATACGGTAGGCGTGCAGCTCGTGCGTCGCGGCGAGCTATTAGTATTTCCGATACCCGTGGTCGTCGGGCAAGATTTGCAAGTAGCCGGCGAGCCGGGGGTGTCGCTGCAAATCAGTCTCTATGATGCGCTAGGCCGCCTCGTGCGCAGCAGCCTAGTGAATGGCGCGCTTAATCTATTCGAGACGACTAGCCTGCAGCCCGGCGTGTACGTGCTGCGGGCCATTCCAACCACTGGCGGTGGCCCGGCGCGCGCCCGGCGCATCGTGCTGACCAGCCCTTGA
- a CDS encoding mercuric reductase has product MSDYSCDALIIGSGQAGNPLATALAEAGRTVILVEEAHLGGSCVNYGCVPTKTILASAERLHQVRTAAALGIRLGGEATVDMPAVIARKDALLAHSRHNLHEALVRQHPNLTVLHGHAAFTGKHTVRVQETQREASDVRAKQIFINTGTRPAVPDVPGLADAGYLTTTSLLDIQEVPEHLLILGGGYIGLEFGQMFRRFGSRVTIIETGHQLLEREDDDVCECLQKALTQDGIELLLEAQARRVSRNAAGELTTTLDTPHGERRLHGSHLLVAVGRRPNSDSLNLEATGIQTDEKGYIQVNSRLQTSARHIYALGDVHGGPQFTHISYDDFRVVRDNLLHRGRRSAKQRPLPYCVFTDPQLGRIGLSESQAEEQKIDYRVSKLPVRSIGRAQQTGQQTGFWKVLVGPDDRILGAAIVGPEAGDIMTILQVAMTGRLRYQQLQNMVIAHPIWAEGLNVVWKELAK; this is encoded by the coding sequence ATGTCTGATTATTCCTGCGATGCCCTCATCATTGGCTCCGGCCAGGCCGGCAACCCCCTCGCCACAGCCCTAGCTGAAGCCGGCCGCACCGTTATTCTGGTTGAAGAAGCTCACTTGGGCGGCTCGTGCGTTAACTACGGCTGCGTGCCCACCAAGACTATTCTGGCTTCGGCCGAGCGCCTGCACCAGGTGCGCACAGCCGCCGCGCTGGGCATCCGGCTGGGCGGCGAGGCCACCGTGGATATGCCCGCTGTTATTGCCCGCAAAGATGCCCTGCTGGCCCACTCGCGCCACAACCTGCACGAGGCGCTGGTGCGCCAGCATCCCAACCTCACGGTGCTGCACGGCCACGCCGCCTTCACAGGCAAGCATACGGTGCGGGTGCAGGAAACCCAACGCGAGGCCAGCGACGTTCGGGCCAAGCAGATTTTTATCAATACCGGCACCCGGCCGGCCGTGCCCGATGTACCGGGCCTGGCCGATGCGGGTTACCTCACTACTACTAGCCTGCTCGATATTCAGGAGGTGCCCGAGCACCTGCTTATCCTGGGCGGCGGCTATATCGGGCTGGAGTTTGGGCAGATGTTCCGGCGCTTCGGCAGCCGCGTCACTATTATTGAAACCGGCCACCAGCTGCTGGAGCGCGAAGACGACGACGTGTGCGAGTGCCTCCAAAAAGCCCTCACCCAAGATGGTATCGAACTGCTACTCGAAGCCCAGGCGCGGCGCGTATCGCGCAACGCGGCCGGCGAACTGACTACCACCCTCGACACGCCCCACGGCGAGCGCCGCCTGCACGGTAGCCACTTGCTGGTAGCCGTGGGCCGCCGGCCCAATTCGGACTCGCTGAACCTGGAAGCCACCGGCATCCAGACCGATGAAAAAGGCTACATTCAGGTAAACAGCCGCTTGCAGACCAGCGCGCGCCACATCTACGCGCTGGGCGACGTGCACGGCGGGCCGCAGTTTACGCACATCAGCTACGATGACTTTCGGGTAGTCCGCGACAACCTGCTGCACCGCGGCCGCCGCTCGGCCAAGCAGCGGCCCCTGCCCTACTGCGTATTTACCGACCCGCAGCTCGGCCGCATCGGCCTGAGCGAAAGCCAGGCCGAAGAGCAAAAAATCGACTACCGCGTGTCGAAGCTACCCGTGCGCAGCATTGGCCGCGCCCAGCAAACGGGCCAGCAAACGGGTTTCTGGAAGGTACTCGTGGGCCCCGACGACCGTATTCTGGGCGCCGCCATCGTGGGTCCCGAGGCCGGCGACATCATGACTATTCTGCAAGTAGCCATGACCGGGCGGCTGCGCTACCAGCAGCTCCAGAATATGGTTATCGCCCATCCTATTTGGGCCGAAGGCCTGAACGTGGTCTGGAAAGAGCTAGCGAAGTAG
- a CDS encoding response regulator, with translation MTDALNHIVLIEDNETTSFLNNRLLSRLGVARQVSSFAKAEEALDFLWGGAQASPADAQAVPDLVFVDLKMPGMSGFDFLERYSQLPADTQERTVVAVLTTSMHGADTARVAQYPNVEYLTKPLTEEKMQRLLAKRFSGVSW, from the coding sequence ATGACGGACGCGCTCAACCATATCGTGTTGATAGAGGACAACGAGACGACCAGCTTTCTCAACAACCGTTTGCTAAGCCGCTTGGGCGTGGCCCGGCAGGTGAGCTCGTTTGCGAAAGCTGAGGAAGCGCTCGATTTTCTGTGGGGTGGCGCCCAGGCTAGCCCCGCCGACGCGCAGGCCGTGCCCGACTTGGTATTCGTGGACCTGAAAATGCCCGGCATGAGCGGCTTCGATTTTCTGGAGCGCTACAGCCAGCTGCCCGCCGATACCCAGGAGCGCACCGTGGTGGCCGTGCTCACTACCTCGATGCACGGCGCCGACACGGCCCGCGTAGCGCAGTATCCCAACGTAGAGTACCTCACCAAGCCGCTTACCGAAGAGAAAATGCAGCGCCTGCTGGCCAAGCGCTTTTCGGGCGTGAGCTGGTAA
- a CDS encoding regulatory iron-sulfur-containing complex subunit RicT, with protein sequence MACATCSSGGGCSTSKVGGCGSKGGCSSGGCTRLNVFDWLADVDMPSDFRGFDCVEIRFKGGRKEFFRNDKNLPLVTGDAVVVEAAGSGWHLGHVSLKGELVRLQMRKKKVPTDSRDIRPILRVATPDDEERWQAVRDLENGTMFRARAVVDELRLKMKLSDVEYQADRTRALFYYSAEDRVDFRELIRRLADEFRVRVEMRQISLRQEAGRIGGIGVCGRELCCSTWLTDFKAVSTTAARYQNLSLNPQKLAGQCGRLKCCLNYELDAYLDALKDIPQVQRPLQVATGEAFLQKTDIFRKRMWFAFKGDNNWVMLSAERVREVVEMNKKGEKPDTLLAPAKSKRWPPPFRP encoded by the coding sequence ATGGCTTGTGCTACTTGTTCATCCGGCGGCGGCTGCTCGACTTCGAAAGTCGGCGGCTGCGGCTCCAAGGGGGGCTGCTCTTCGGGCGGCTGCACCCGGCTTAATGTATTCGACTGGCTCGCCGACGTCGACATGCCCTCCGATTTTCGGGGCTTCGACTGCGTCGAAATCCGCTTTAAGGGCGGCCGTAAGGAGTTTTTTCGCAACGATAAAAACCTGCCCCTCGTCACCGGCGACGCTGTGGTGGTGGAGGCCGCCGGCTCGGGCTGGCACCTGGGCCACGTAAGCCTCAAGGGCGAGCTGGTGCGCCTGCAAATGCGCAAGAAAAAAGTGCCCACCGACTCGCGCGATATCCGCCCCATTCTGCGCGTGGCCACCCCCGATGATGAGGAGCGCTGGCAGGCCGTGCGCGACCTCGAAAACGGCACCATGTTCCGGGCTAGGGCCGTAGTCGACGAGCTGCGCCTCAAAATGAAGCTCTCCGACGTCGAGTACCAGGCCGACCGCACGCGGGCGCTTTTCTACTATTCGGCCGAGGACCGCGTCGATTTCCGGGAGTTGATTCGACGGCTGGCCGACGAGTTTCGGGTGCGCGTCGAGATGCGTCAAATCTCCTTGCGACAGGAGGCGGGCCGCATCGGCGGCATCGGCGTGTGCGGCCGCGAGCTGTGCTGCTCTACCTGGCTCACCGACTTCAAAGCCGTGAGCACTACCGCCGCCCGCTACCAGAACCTTAGTCTCAACCCGCAGAAGCTAGCCGGCCAGTGCGGCCGCCTCAAGTGCTGCCTCAACTACGAGCTCGACGCCTACCTCGACGCGCTCAAAGACATTCCGCAGGTGCAGCGCCCGCTGCAAGTAGCTACGGGCGAGGCGTTTTTGCAGAAAACTGACATCTTCCGCAAGCGCATGTGGTTTGCCTTTAAAGGCGATAATAACTGGGTGATGCTGAGCGCTGAGCGCGTGCGCGAAGTAGTGGAAATGAATAAGAAAGGCGAAAAGCCTGACACCCTGCTAGCCCCCGCCAAGAGCAAGAGGTGGCCCCCGCCGTTTCGACCCTGA
- a CDS encoding LUD domain-containing protein: MLSPREQLLGRIRSALAAGPAPAPPVPDWAAPVHPPLPAADLAVVFAENFRRIGGEFFYCETSAQLGAALRDWLAERLPAGQQFYVWEPAMQTLLASAKVPLQATAADFRTQAAVGLTSCEALVARTGSIVVAPATASGRRLSIYPDQHLVLARPSQVVAEIGDALRVVQARYSDHLPSMLSLTTGPSRTADIEKTLVLGAHGPRRLSLFLLEDDAETAA; encoded by the coding sequence ATGCTTTCTCCCCGCGAACAACTGCTCGGCCGCATCCGCTCGGCGCTGGCGGCCGGGCCGGCGCCCGCGCCACCCGTGCCCGACTGGGCCGCGCCGGTGCACCCGCCGCTGCCCGCCGCTGACCTGGCCGTGGTCTTTGCCGAAAACTTCCGGCGCATCGGGGGCGAGTTTTTTTACTGCGAAACTTCGGCCCAGCTAGGTGCTGCGCTGCGCGACTGGCTAGCTGAGCGCCTGCCGGCCGGCCAGCAGTTTTACGTGTGGGAGCCGGCTATGCAGACACTGCTAGCCTCGGCTAAGGTGCCTTTGCAGGCCACGGCAGCTGATTTTCGCACGCAGGCCGCCGTAGGGCTGACCTCGTGCGAAGCTCTGGTGGCGCGCACCGGCAGCATCGTGGTAGCGCCGGCCACGGCCAGCGGCCGGCGGCTCAGCATATACCCCGACCAGCACTTGGTGCTGGCGAGGCCTAGCCAGGTGGTAGCCGAAATCGGCGATGCCCTGCGCGTGGTGCAGGCCCGCTACAGCGACCACTTGCCTTCTATGCTTTCGCTCACCACCGGCCCCAGCCGCACGGCCGATATTGAGAAAACCCTCGTGCTGGGTGCCCACGGCCCGCGCCGGCTCAGCTTGTTTTTATTGGAAGATGACGCCGAAACTGCTGCCTGA